The segment CGAGGTACTACTCAGCAGAGGTCTTAGACAATTCACGATATTGGCGTCTACTAGTGTGAATAGTAGCTATAAATAATTACCGGGCCCTTAAACaagatattttatatgattgtaTAGTTTTATAGCATAATTAGAAACATTGACTATATAACTAAGTAGTTTTCTGCCGGCATAACAACATCTTCAATCTCACTGCATAATTTACTTCAAAATAACTAGAAAACAACACAGGgtaaattgccaaaaataccattttctttgtaccacttttcaattatacactaaccaactttagcattaaatttttaattgacAAAATACCATTCGACccttcattttattaatttaacgtagctttgttttcttctccaAATCTCTGTCACAAATCAAACTGAGACAAGCTCCAACGACGGCGGACTCGACAATCTCCGACGAACTCGGCGATCTCCACGATCTTCGGCGAACTCGACAATCTCCGGCGAATTCGGCTATCTTCAAGTTTGTTTGTTGTTATTTTTGTCAATAGAGAGAGTGTTGGCGTGAGGATGAGCTGTTATCGAGGTATACCAATTACTTTGCAAAGCACTCTCCGGAGTATCGTTCCCATGGGTGAAGATGTTCAACGAGTCTCCTGATTTGTCCACTCTCATCGATGTGAGCCCCAGATTTGCTTTGATTTTCGAATTAAAAAATAGTCCCAGtcattgatttgatttgattgatTCTCTCCGATCATCTCATCTCTTCTTGCAGGTTCCCTTGTCTCATATTCCTCAATCTGTCTACAGAACAACACGCAATTGGGTGAACATGTCTCCAGTTGAATTTAAGTATTTCTCTGCGTTTATACTGCGTGATTTTGATCAGATCCTCCTTGATTTTGAAGCACAACAAGGGGCTGGTGACGACTCCAAATCCCAGGTGGTACAGACCTATTGCAAATAGAAATTCATGCATTGTGAATGTTCGCCGTTGTAAGGGTTTTGTTTCCGCCATGACCACCAAACGCGCTTACAAGCTCTGTATCCTTCTTTATGTTTCTTAATTACTCAATTTTAGAAATTTCTTTGTGTGTGAATCATTGATTAATTAAAGTTCCATGCTTGATCTGCCCTTTTTAGAACATTAGTTTGTTATGTGATCCATTGAGGTCTCTTTTAGGTGAAATAGCATCTGTTGAATCTGTGTCTGACCTTTAGAAGCTTATGTATGTTGCTGTTAAAAACAACGTgcatttttttatgaattttttatttggatGCAATCAGAAAGATGTATTGCCATGACTTGGATATTCTGTTTATAATGCTAAAAGGTGGATGCTTTTCCAATGACCATGATGTTTGGGATGTGCTCTGTACTCCAGTAGTTTGTGAGTTTCTACAGGTttctctgtgtttttttttccgtagtctaattttgtttctgtttgacGTGTGCAGCCGATGAAAACTTGTGTCTTTACGGACTTCCAAACGGGTCATGGGAGGTTGATCTCCCTGTCGACGAGGTCCCTCCTGAGCTTCCTGAACCAGCTCTTGGCATCAACTTCGCAAGGGATGGTATGGCAAAGGAAAACTGGGTTTCTCTGATTGCAGTTCACTCTGACTCTTGGCTCATCTCTGCTGCCTTTTACATTGGTGCACGTTTCTCTTTTGATAAAAACTAGAGGTATAACTTTTCCTTCTCTTCCCACTATTCTATGTTCTTGTACACATTGTTTGGTGGTAACTTGTAGTTTTCTTGCCTCTGAGTTGAATGAATTTGTTTCAGGATGAGGCTGTTCCTGATGATAAATGATCTTCCAACCATTTACGAGGTTGTAACCGGCAAAGCAAAGCAATCCAAGGATCAATCTGCAAAAAGTGGCAGAAGCAAGTCTAGTGGTGTCACTCAAACGGACATAAAACTCTTCTTTGAGGCTGTGTGGAGAGGTTTTACGTCTAAGGCTTCTGGGAGATCATCAATCATCCAACTAGAATCGGTTTCGTTGAGTTTGTCATGGTAAACCAGTCTTGCTCTTTATCCAAACCTGTTTGTTTTAAGGATTGTATCCATAGATTAAGTTTCAAAGTatcctttttttctctttgacaGGCTGAAAGTGCAATAGCTGCTCTCAACTGCAGTGGCGTGCTTCTTGGTTCTTTACCCATAAGGTCCCAAccatttttttctcaaacatTTTGTGTTACTTGGTTATGAGTCCAAATATTGACGTGTTTTTGATGGTTTGATTCACAGGGTGAGTCCCTCAAAGACACCTGTTCGTTCCCGTGCTGTCCCTTGACAACAACAGTAGCAGCTACAAGTTTATTAgacataaatatgatttatcAACTCTCCTATAAACTTGTCATAAACCCAtcgagaaaacaaaaaaaaaaactcttacaAACCCTTATAAGAgcttataaatttatttataaatatttataatttgatttatcaatgtttataaatttacttttgatttataagagcttataaatgttatttataagagtttataaatgttatttataagagtttataaatgtttattaaaacataaaatgatttataaagtCTATACACTTTATACACTTTTATAACTGatttataagactttataaaatgatttttaaacttTCAAATATGATTTATCAACTCTTATAAACTTGTCATAAAcccatcaagaaaacaaaaaaaaactcttacaAACCCTTATAAGAgcttataaatttatttataaatatttataagttgATTTATCaatgtttataaatttacttttgatttataagagtttataaatgttatttataagagtttataaatgtttattaaaacataaaatgacTTATAAGGTCTATAAGTTGATTTTGAgagtttataaatgttatttattagagtttataaatgtttattgaaacataaaataatttataagggtctATAAGTTgattataaatgttatttataagagattataaatgttatttataagagattataaatgttatttataagagattataaatgttatttataagagtttataaatgtttattaaaacataaaattacttataagGTCTATAAGTTGATTTTGAgagtttataaatgttatttattagagtttataaatgtttattaaaacataaaataatttataagggtctATCAATTGATTATGAgagtttataaatgttatttataagagtttataaatgtttttctaaaacataaaatgatttataagggTCTATAAGTTGATTATGAGAGTTTTTAAAAGGAcatctaaaaatttataaactaatttattagGATTTATTTGTTAATTGGCTTTTGATTCATAGATccttataaatgatatataagcCATTACAAATGATTTATTAGTTTCTATAAATGACCCACGAACCCTtacaatttctttttctctttaattaAGTGTATTGACTTGTAAGAGTTGTTTGCTTATCTTTCCACAATACAACGTACATTAGAGCTTTTGACCTACCAAACAATTTAAATGTTAGATTATTTGATTACAGAGTAGGATCATTGATAttattgtctttttttgttGTACTTTGATCCAGTGATCATGAAAATAAACAAACCCTCGTTGTTCCTTtataaccccttataaattCAACCAACAAACCCTTATGTGTAAACAGCAAAGCACTTGCGGCATAACGTAGTAACCGTTGCTTGAGTCCTGATTCATAGATCAAGCtacacaaaagaaaagaaaagatccAGACACCACTGAATAAATTGTTTCAGAGCCACTACTACTTAATAACCAAGTCAAGAACATAGGAAACACACCTTTCCCACAAGCCATCAAACTCCTTAGCAAGTAGAATCCATTCATTAAAGCTAGAAGGTTGTCCATCAGGGCCCAGCTCCTCACATGGTCCTTCCTCAGTTAACTGtatgtaaattataaataagTCATGTAGAAGAGAAAGCAAAGATAACTGCCTTATAAAAGTAAATAGGGTCTGGATATACCTGAAAGGCGTGGACAAAAGGCTTAACTTGCCAGAACAAGAGAACATCATTATTTTTCACCCATTCCTCTATAAGATACACAGAACAAAACCATCAGTATATATTACTTTTTGCATTTCTCTATTGGTGATTGGAATCTACTACAGTGACGAAGTAGTACCTGTATCACAAATGCACATTTTCAACAAGGAACAAGTCGTGTGGAGGTATGAGAACAAGGCCATCCACATAGCTCATGCTCCTATTTTCCAGCATCCTAAACCAAATACACACACAAACTAATTCATTATTGAGAAAAAGAAACACGGTAAAGGCAAAAATGAGGAAATGAATTTCACCAACCGTTCAACAGCTCTCTGAACGTCCTCAAGACGGGCAGTTCTTGATGGCTTTAAGGAGACCTCCACTAGAAACACACAAAGAGGAAAGTCATGGAAATCGAATCGAGCAGCTAAAAACGCAAGGAAAGGAGAATAGCGTGTACCAGCAAGTCATTTCATTTGCGTTTGTAGATGAACACGATGGGGAAAGAGGGAGATGCGAGCGTAACGAGGGTAGAGAGTGAGAGGTGAGAGAAGGATCGCAGTCGTCATCCGATCTCTGATCTCGTCGCCGTCGGTCGTCCGATCTCCCGATCTCGTCGCCGTCTTCGTCCGATCTCCGATCTCATCGCCGTCGTCGTCCGATCTGATCTCCGATGTAGTCATGTTCGTTGAAGTTTTCTATTGAAGAAATAGAAAGAGACATGTAATTAGGTTAGAATTTAGGAAGGTCATTTTTGTCTTTTATACATTAATGAAAagtgtatttatgaaaatgtccTTCTATTGGTGGTATTGTTGAATTGTGGTACTACACAaagtgtagttatgaaatttcccAAAAACAcagtcatgaacaaacaaataTACATTACTCATGACTAcatttttcattctatttttacAGTTGATTATGCAGTTGGTTGAAGATGCTCTAAATTTGCTATTATAGCTCGTACAAGTACTTAGATTCAGATTTTATGTGAATATGTAATAATTTTgttcatatattattttcacaTGTGTTATATTATTTCACTAAATAGAAAACtacttagttaaaattattaCTCACGTACatgcataaaaatatatagaaaactaTCTTAAACAATAATATATCGCTGATTTAAATATGCTTCTAATTTTGAGTATAAGAATCATCATCGATTAACTTACTTAATGTTGAGTATGTTGAGTTGTATATcccttttttattatttgaggaacacttttattaattaatttcatcCTCATGTGTGATTAACACAATTGTCATTGTTTAGGTGTCATTATGAGAGCTCTCTTCACACCAAAAAGACATTTATTGCCTAGATAAATTACATGTAATGTAGTGATTATAGTTTATGTTTATCACATCAAACGTTTGATACCTACGTGTTTTTCTCAATCAACCTGATGGCTAAATGATTCAATACGtcaatatttaataattttaccaGCCTAAACTCAAATAACTATATCTCTATTTACCTAAACGGTGGTTCATGATGTATTCAAACTTATTGTCATGAACCAAAGTCAAGGAGATGgacattttattataaataagattGTTCTCTTTTAAAAGAATATGTTCTTCATGACATTTTCAAAActtattatttctattttgtaaCCTCAAACAATTTACGGTCAACAACATGTATCCACAATGCCAAGTGAAAAAAATGATATGGTACTGTTTGCATTACGACATACAACTACGAAAGTTTGTTACAAAATCGTTtgcagttttttttataaagcgcaagagaaaaaaaactaaatataacaTGAGAGTTGTATGCATATTCATATAGGAAGAtcattataacattataaaaccCAAACTATAGTATGGGGTTTATCAGATTTTTATAAAGTGCAAGAGAAGAACCAAACTACACTAATGCTTTTTTAACTTAGAAGTGGTATATTCATATAGACGTATTTGCATTTCTCGGATGTTCCAAAGATAATGTTATCAAAGCCTCGATTTATTAAAACACTCTTTTTGTTAGTTGAATTTTTGGTCAGTATAATATTGTATTAACATATATCATTTGTCTAAAGATATATAATTCAAGTAAgtataataaacatatatataatcctGTTATATATGACAGAAGTTATATAAATCAAGTAAACAAATAGAGAATCAAcctgtgaatttaaattaatggGGATTTTATTGCATCTcttaatatcaaattaaataatattgttttttatatttacttgatTCTTTTTGCTAATTTTACGTTTGACCGTAATTTATGAGAATATAATTGAGccaattcaatatattttgttgaTTCAATTATTATGGCTTAAACCCTATTAGTTAAAATACCAatcatattaataatttatgcAATAGCCAAAGTAGGAAATTGATATCCGCATGTTAATCAAATCACATTCTAGCTTCGTTTAATATAGGAAAgttactaataatttatttaaattctcattaccaattaaaaattatacacaAAATTCTAGGGATTTTTTCCATTAATCTCGCGATGTAATATATTTGATTGACTCAATTATTAAGGGTTAAAACtattagttattactatatataacactagattttgatctgcgtTTTCAAGAACGGGGTTTTCTTTAGATtgcaaacaaattttataaataagtattttgGAATTGGTGTACAACATTATGTTACAAAATCATTAGATCAAAGAAGGAAATCtgtgtaaaattatataatttataaattagtttatatgaGATTTTGTTTGTACACTCTTGTATAAATCATTTTAGGCATGGACATAATCGAATCTGGATTCAtgg is part of the Raphanus sativus cultivar WK10039 chromosome 5, ASM80110v3, whole genome shotgun sequence genome and harbors:
- the LOC108836660 gene encoding PHD finger protein ALFIN-LIKE 6-like; translated protein: MFNESPDLSTLIDVPLSHIPQSVYRTTRNWHNKGLVTTPNPRWYRPIANRNSCIVNVRRCKGFVSAMTTKRAYKLCGCFSNDHDVWDVLCTPVVSDENLCLYGLPNGSWEVDLPVDEVPPELPEPALGINFARDGMAKENWVSLIAVHSDSWLISAAFYIGARFSFDKN
- the LOC108858338 gene encoding pachytene checkpoint protein 2 homolog, coding for MWMALFSYLHTTCSLLKMCICDTEEWVKNNDVLLFWQVKPFVHAFQLTEEGPCEELGPDGQPSSFNEWILLAKEFDGLWESLIYESGLKQRLLRYAASALLFTHKGLLVEFIRGYKGTTRVCLFS